Proteins encoded together in one Candidatus Auribacterota bacterium window:
- a CDS encoding diacylglycerol kinase family lipid kinase has translation MRAKLIVNPTSGRAASAARLRRIERVLTEKGFCLETFTAVQPGEARHLACSARDGSFQMVICAGGDGTIHEVINGIAGSDLILGILPMGTGNVLAWEMEIPLDPLRACEVLTRGKVKTIDLGLTSVGRYFSCMAGVGLDAQVVREVDPTVKGFLGMFAYPIAAVRAVIHYGLPELTIDIDGQKPSLSGYSMVVCNSRHYGGRFTLCPDAAIDDGWLNVCILQKRYASVILRSGLSVLLNTHRALEGITFHRGQSVNVSSAHKVLVQSDGDIIGTTPIGFSIAPRALKVMAPA, from the coding sequence ATGCGCGCCAAACTCATAGTAAATCCAACCTCCGGGAGAGCCGCGAGCGCCGCGCGGCTGCGGAGAATCGAGCGCGTGCTCACGGAGAAGGGGTTTTGCCTGGAGACGTTCACCGCGGTACAGCCGGGCGAGGCGCGGCATCTCGCATGCAGCGCGAGGGATGGATCGTTCCAGATGGTGATCTGCGCGGGAGGAGACGGCACGATACACGAGGTGATCAACGGCATCGCGGGCTCGGACCTTATTCTCGGGATACTCCCCATGGGAACCGGTAACGTACTCGCCTGGGAGATGGAGATTCCCCTCGATCCACTGAGGGCGTGCGAGGTGCTCACAAGGGGAAAAGTCAAGACGATCGATCTTGGCCTGACATCGGTGGGGCGTTACTTCTCCTGCATGGCGGGAGTGGGTCTTGATGCGCAGGTGGTGAGAGAAGTTGATCCCACCGTGAAGGGTTTTTTGGGGATGTTTGCATATCCAATAGCCGCGGTACGCGCGGTGATCCACTATGGTCTCCCCGAGCTCACCATTGATATCGACGGTCAAAAACCATCGCTCAGCGGGTATTCAATGGTGGTCTGCAATTCCCGGCACTATGGCGGCAGGTTCACGCTCTGCCCGGATGCGGCAATTGACGATGGCTGGCTCAATGTGTGTATTCTCCAGAAGCGATACGCCTCTGTGATCCTCCGATCAGGGTTATCTGTGCTCTTGAATACCCACCGGGCTCTGGAAGGCATCACGTTTCACCGCGGGCAGTCAGTCAACGTGAGTTCCGCCCATAAGGTTCTGGTGCAGTCAGACGGCGATATTATCGGGACCACTCCTATCGGCTTCTCAATAGCCCCCCGGGCGCTCAAGGTCATGGCTCCCGCGTGA
- a CDS encoding MBL fold metallo-hydrolase, which translates to MIEGIHWLGHASFRLDGEKFIYIDPYKITGGPAADIILVSHSHYDHCSPTAIERIFKSDTVTVTCAECARKLKGDVRIITPGQSISIGEIVVEGVAAYNTNKPFHPRAEGGLGFIITFGTRRIYYAGDTDLIPEMATVTADVALLPVSGTYVMNANEAAEAAKRIKPAVAIPMHYGTIVGSRSDAVRFKQFAGVPVEILEKGA; encoded by the coding sequence ATGATCGAGGGGATACACTGGTTGGGACACGCGAGCTTTAGGCTCGATGGAGAGAAATTCATTTACATTGATCCTTATAAGATCACGGGAGGGCCCGCTGCAGATATAATCCTCGTTTCGCATTCGCACTACGATCATTGTTCGCCAACCGCTATTGAGCGGATTTTCAAGTCTGACACGGTGACGGTGACCTGCGCGGAGTGCGCGAGGAAGCTCAAAGGGGATGTGCGGATCATCACACCGGGGCAGTCGATTTCCATAGGAGAGATCGTCGTAGAGGGAGTGGCCGCCTATAATACGAACAAGCCGTTTCATCCCCGCGCTGAGGGCGGCCTTGGGTTCATCATCACCTTCGGCACACGCCGGATTTACTACGCCGGAGACACCGACCTGATCCCCGAGATGGCGACCGTCACTGCCGATGTGGCACTGCTTCCGGTGAGCGGCACCTATGTGATGAACGCGAATGAGGCTGCGGAGGCAGCGAAGAGAATAAAACCCGCCGTGGCAATCCCGATGCACTACGGAACCATTGTAGGTTCCCGGAGCGACGCGGTGCGTTTCAAACAGTTCGCAGGAGTTCCTGTCGAGATACTGGAGAAGGGAGCGTAG
- the galT gene encoding galactose-1-phosphate uridylyltransferase yields the protein MPELRKDPILGRWVIISDERAQRPKDFYTCPDKPDAKGCPFCEGREKMTPPEIFAFRSPHSRPNSPGWEVRVVPNKYPALRIEGELGKEGRGVYDRMNGIGAHEVIIETPDHHKCLEMHTRESLSKILETYKLRIVDLTQDRRFKYILIFRNEGKAAGASLSHPHSQLIATPVTPKRVKEELMGALSYYNYKDRCIFCDILKQELAEHIRIVCENELFVSFCPFASRFPFEIWILPKAHHADYQSLQSGEMQILADMLIVTLGKLGKALNHPQYNFILHTAPIRWPRKDYWRTLEFDFHWHIEIMPRLTQLAGFEWGTGFYINPTAPEEAAKYLQEIDL from the coding sequence GTGCCTGAATTAAGGAAAGATCCCATACTTGGACGATGGGTCATCATATCAGACGAGAGGGCACAACGCCCGAAGGATTTTTATACGTGCCCCGATAAACCGGATGCAAAGGGATGCCCCTTTTGCGAGGGGAGAGAAAAGATGACCCCGCCGGAGATCTTCGCGTTCCGCAGCCCCCACTCACGGCCCAACTCGCCTGGCTGGGAGGTGCGCGTCGTCCCCAACAAATATCCCGCGCTCCGTATCGAGGGGGAGCTGGGGAAAGAGGGGCGCGGGGTATATGACAGGATGAATGGCATCGGGGCGCATGAGGTGATCATCGAAACCCCCGATCACCACAAGTGCCTGGAGATGCACACACGAGAGTCATTGAGCAAGATATTGGAAACCTACAAGCTGCGGATCGTGGACCTGACCCAGGACCGGCGCTTTAAATACATCCTCATTTTTCGCAATGAGGGGAAGGCGGCGGGTGCTTCGCTCTCGCATCCGCATTCACAGCTCATCGCCACGCCGGTTACCCCGAAGAGGGTCAAAGAAGAACTCATGGGCGCACTCAGCTACTACAACTATAAAGACCGCTGCATCTTCTGCGATATTCTCAAACAGGAGCTCGCGGAACACATCCGCATCGTCTGTGAGAACGAGCTCTTTGTGTCATTCTGCCCATTCGCCTCACGGTTCCCCTTTGAGATCTGGATTCTCCCCAAGGCGCACCATGCGGATTACCAGAGCCTCCAGTCCGGTGAGATGCAAATACTCGCCGACATGCTGATCGTGACGCTCGGCAAACTGGGGAAGGCGCTCAACCATCCCCAGTACAATTTCATCCTGCACACCGCACCTATCCGATGGCCGCGCAAGGATTATTGGAGGACGCTCGAGTTTGACTTCCACTGGCACATTGAGATTATGCCTCGCCTCACGCAATTGGCCGGTTTCGAATGGGGTACCGGCTTCTATATCAACCCCACAGCCCCTGAGGAAGCGGCGAAATACCTTCAGGAGATCGATCTCTGA
- a CDS encoding DUF3416 domain-containing protein yields MRSEIRIKNVYPEIEGGRFPVKREVDRSFRVTADIYSKEPPEACLLYRKKHPNSSPWFRVPMIQEGEVRWSGAFPLKDMLGWCQYTVEANLKTDKNRKTTYTRGLEIMVEPVSARFAAWYEMFHRSQGGVPGKSATFDDMIARLFDIKRMGFDVIYLPPIHPIGRTNRKGPNNSLKAGPTDPGSPWSVGNECGGHKAINPELGTLDDFKRFVRACRERGMEVALDFTTNCSPDHPWIKEHPNWFFRNPDGSIRYAENPPKKYEDVCPLNLMPGDREELWNEIKGILTFWLDQGVTAFRIDNPHTKPQEFWEWIIREVTKDYPGTVFLSEAFTDYDKLESLSRLGFSQSYTYFTWRNAKNELIEYLLKLTNSYLKEFLRPNFFVNTPDIHPPILFTGGRPAFKMRIALAATSSSLYGMYNGYEVLENDKLPDKDELRNSEKYEYKVRNWDAPGNIKGYIARLNHIRRENPALHYTDNLRIYNSTCDSILFYGKTSPDGRNTIFVAINLDPFRPATSRITVPVEEFGISSDEEYEVRELITDSLHTWRGRENHITLDPNVEPAAIFRCEKRPLTL; encoded by the coding sequence ATGCGAAGTGAAATACGCATCAAAAATGTATACCCGGAGATAGAGGGTGGGCGCTTTCCAGTCAAGCGGGAAGTGGACAGGAGCTTCCGGGTTACGGCGGATATTTATAGCAAGGAGCCGCCTGAGGCTTGTCTCCTATACAGAAAGAAGCATCCTAACTCCTCCCCCTGGTTTAGAGTCCCAATGATACAAGAAGGGGAGGTTCGCTGGTCGGGGGCCTTCCCGCTGAAAGACATGTTGGGATGGTGCCAATATACCGTAGAAGCAAACTTGAAAACTGATAAAAATAGAAAGACTACCTATACGCGCGGGCTCGAGATCATGGTGGAGCCCGTCAGCGCCAGGTTCGCCGCATGGTACGAAATGTTCCACCGGTCACAGGGAGGGGTGCCCGGAAAAAGCGCAACCTTCGACGACATGATTGCCAGGCTCTTCGATATAAAGAGAATGGGGTTTGACGTTATCTATCTGCCCCCCATTCATCCTATCGGAAGGACAAACCGGAAGGGCCCGAACAATAGTCTGAAAGCGGGACCCACGGACCCGGGAAGCCCATGGTCGGTGGGTAACGAATGCGGTGGGCATAAGGCCATCAACCCCGAACTTGGCACCCTCGACGATTTCAAACGATTTGTTCGGGCGTGCAGGGAAAGGGGCATGGAAGTTGCCCTGGATTTCACGACCAACTGCTCCCCCGACCATCCCTGGATCAAAGAGCACCCCAACTGGTTCTTCCGTAATCCGGACGGGTCCATCAGATACGCCGAAAATCCCCCTAAAAAATACGAGGATGTGTGTCCTCTCAATCTCATGCCGGGGGACAGGGAGGAACTGTGGAATGAGATTAAGGGCATCCTCACTTTCTGGCTGGACCAAGGGGTGACCGCCTTCCGAATCGACAACCCGCACACGAAACCTCAGGAGTTCTGGGAATGGATCATCAGGGAGGTGACCAAGGATTATCCCGGAACCGTCTTCCTCTCCGAAGCTTTCACAGATTATGATAAACTTGAATCTCTTTCCAGGCTTGGCTTCTCCCAGTCCTATACATACTTCACATGGCGAAATGCCAAGAACGAGCTCATCGAATACCTGCTGAAGCTCACGAACAGCTACCTTAAGGAATTTCTGCGCCCTAACTTTTTCGTCAACACGCCGGACATCCACCCCCCCATACTCTTCACCGGAGGCCGGCCCGCTTTCAAGATGCGCATCGCCCTCGCTGCCACATCCTCATCGCTCTACGGTATGTACAACGGTTATGAGGTTCTGGAAAATGACAAGCTTCCAGATAAGGATGAGCTCAGGAATTCAGAAAAGTACGAGTATAAGGTACGCAACTGGGATGCTCCGGGAAACATCAAGGGCTACATCGCGCGGTTGAACCATATCCGAAGAGAAAACCCTGCCCTGCACTATACCGACAACCTTCGCATCTATAACTCGACTTGCGATTCTATTCTCTTTTACGGGAAGACATCGCCGGATGGCAGGAACACCATCTTCGTGGCGATTAACCTCGATCCGTTCAGGCCCGCGACGAGCAGGATTACCGTGCCGGTTGAAGAGTTCGGTATCTCCTCTGACGAGGAATATGAGGTCAGGGAGCTTATTACTGATAGCCTCCACACATGGAGGGGAAGGGAAAACCATATAACGCTCGATCCCAACGTGGAGCCGGCTGCCATATTCCGCTGTGAGAAGAGGCCATTGACTCTATAG
- a CDS encoding rhomboid family intramembrane serine protease, protein MKRLIAATIICFVVQSIGGRAVDRTFALIPALALSHLYFWQFATYIFLHANLIHLLFNMFVLWMFGPDVEAALGTRRFTCFYFFCGIGAGLCSVVFYPPYTLIMGASGAVFGLMVAFAMLFPERVVTLLLFFVLPVNMRAKHLVLIFAGIELLLVISNVRGDFVAHFAHLGGALFGYLYMGWWGRGWGRLGVRGSRRSKSCSTTEGNGSVDRSERVDRILDKVSAHGIAIILYTFCHGHCDPAKREKQSPAAQRVEIASSLRSSQ, encoded by the coding sequence GTGAAGCGTCTGATTGCGGCGACCATTATCTGCTTTGTCGTGCAAAGCATCGGCGGGAGAGCGGTGGACCGCACATTCGCCCTTATTCCCGCCCTTGCGTTATCGCATCTCTATTTCTGGCAATTTGCGACCTATATCTTCCTCCACGCGAATCTGATCCATCTCCTCTTTAACATGTTTGTCCTCTGGATGTTCGGGCCCGATGTCGAGGCCGCCCTTGGAACGAGGCGCTTCACCTGTTTTTACTTCTTTTGCGGCATCGGCGCCGGGCTCTGTTCGGTTGTATTCTATCCGCCGTATACCCTCATCATGGGGGCCTCCGGCGCGGTCTTCGGTCTCATGGTGGCCTTCGCCATGCTTTTCCCTGAGAGGGTGGTCACGCTCCTGCTCTTCTTCGTGCTCCCCGTGAATATGAGAGCTAAGCACCTGGTGCTGATTTTTGCGGGGATTGAGTTGCTCCTGGTCATCTCAAATGTGCGCGGTGATTTTGTGGCACACTTCGCCCATCTCGGCGGCGCCCTTTTCGGTTATCTCTACATGGGGTGGTGGGGGAGGGGATGGGGGAGGCTCGGAGTGCGGGGATCTCGAAGATCAAAATCGTGCAGTACCACGGAGGGTAACGGTTCTGTGGATCGGAGCGAGCGTGTTGACCGTATTCTGGACAAAGTGTCCGCGCACGGCATCGCCATTATTCTTTACACTTTTTGCCATGGTCATTGCGATCCCGCAAAGCGGGAGAAGCAATCTCCTGCTGCCCAAAGAGTTGAGATTGCTTCGTCGCTACGCTCCTCGCAATGA
- a CDS encoding DUF1926 domain-containing protein has protein sequence MGHIYFLFAVHNHQPVGNFGHVFTEAWQKCYSPFLELLKKHPGIRCALHYSGPLLEWIEVNRPGAFTDIKELVNRRQVELLGGGFYEPILPAIPREDAHGQLAFMSDYLRAAFGCVPRGLWLAERVWEPQLTSLIRAAGLSYTLLDDSHFVYGGLDREGLSGYYITEDEGCTLAVFPVNKQLRYLIPFSEPHSAIDYLRQAGEKSPGVGLTLGDDGEKFGVWPGTYKWVYEERYLERFFELIENNSDWLTMLTLSEYLDRFPPRGKVYLPTASYDEMMEWALPARVQAAFEQTIGELKREKRFDQLSRFLRGGFWRNFLVKYPESNLQRSKSFHVSRMVHKELPGDLETKKSLWRSQCNCAYWHGLFGGVYLNYLRHANYSNMIKAEVAVDRAVHGEGEWVESERIDYDQDGMEEILLRNARVNAYLSPGYGGSLFELDYKPRYFNLSNTMSRREEAYHTAMREQPAKGADGGEGAVQSIHDMVKSVTPELLNALHYDWYLRRSLLDHFFGDGTTLESFARCEYPEQGGFVNQPYEIAALTEREGSVIASLRRRGVFHSPGERRYLDILKTYTLNGSGIVGIDYCISSQADEALELWMGIEFNMTLLSGNQAERYISIPSQKQSARKAGSRGTAEGISFVELVDTPDRFAVRISWSEPAGFWHFPIETVSQSEKGFDLTYQGTVILPHFRFVLPPRGDKKISLQISCREL, from the coding sequence ATGGGACATATATATTTCCTATTCGCGGTGCATAATCATCAACCGGTGGGCAACTTCGGGCACGTGTTCACGGAAGCGTGGCAAAAATGCTACAGTCCGTTCCTCGAGTTGCTGAAGAAACACCCCGGCATCCGCTGCGCGCTTCACTATAGCGGGCCGCTGCTCGAGTGGATTGAAGTCAATCGCCCGGGGGCGTTCACGGATATTAAAGAGCTTGTCAACCGCCGCCAGGTGGAGCTCCTGGGAGGAGGGTTTTATGAACCGATCCTTCCGGCAATCCCCCGGGAGGACGCGCACGGCCAGCTCGCATTTATGAGCGACTACCTTCGCGCCGCCTTCGGCTGTGTCCCGCGCGGGTTGTGGCTTGCGGAACGGGTATGGGAGCCGCAGCTGACGAGCCTCATTCGCGCTGCGGGTCTCAGCTATACCCTCCTCGATGATTCCCACTTTGTCTATGGCGGGTTGGATCGAGAGGGGCTTTCGGGATATTACATTACCGAGGACGAGGGGTGCACTCTCGCCGTATTCCCGGTTAATAAGCAGTTACGATATCTCATACCGTTTAGCGAACCTCATAGCGCTATAGACTATCTCAGGCAGGCAGGAGAGAAATCACCAGGCGTCGGGCTCACCCTGGGCGATGATGGGGAGAAGTTCGGCGTCTGGCCTGGTACATATAAATGGGTCTACGAAGAGAGGTATCTGGAGCGCTTTTTCGAACTCATCGAGAACAATTCAGATTGGCTCACGATGCTCACGCTCAGCGAGTACCTCGACCGATTCCCGCCACGGGGGAAGGTATATCTTCCTACTGCCTCGTATGACGAGATGATGGAATGGGCGCTCCCCGCGAGAGTACAGGCTGCATTTGAGCAGACTATCGGTGAGTTGAAGCGAGAGAAGCGGTTCGATCAGTTGTCACGCTTTTTGAGGGGAGGGTTCTGGCGGAATTTCCTGGTGAAATACCCGGAGAGTAACCTTCAGCGGAGCAAGTCATTCCATGTGAGCCGGATGGTCCATAAGGAGCTCCCAGGAGATCTAGAAACAAAGAAGTCTCTGTGGCGCAGCCAGTGCAACTGCGCTTACTGGCATGGACTATTCGGCGGTGTCTACCTGAACTACCTCCGGCACGCGAATTACAGCAACATGATCAAGGCAGAGGTGGCTGTTGACAGGGCCGTGCACGGGGAGGGGGAGTGGGTTGAGAGTGAGAGAATCGATTATGATCAGGATGGGATGGAGGAGATCCTGTTGCGAAACGCACGCGTCAACGCCTATCTATCACCGGGATACGGAGGATCTCTCTTTGAACTGGATTACAAGCCTCGCTATTTCAACCTCTCCAACACAATGAGCAGAAGGGAGGAAGCGTATCATACTGCTATGCGTGAGCAGCCTGCGAAAGGTGCGGACGGAGGAGAGGGGGCGGTCCAGTCTATTCATGATATGGTAAAGAGCGTAACCCCGGAATTGTTAAATGCATTGCATTATGACTGGTATCTCCGGCGTTCATTGCTGGATCACTTTTTTGGCGACGGCACCACGCTCGAGAGTTTTGCCCGCTGTGAGTACCCCGAACAGGGGGGGTTTGTAAACCAGCCATATGAAATCGCCGCGCTCACGGAACGCGAAGGCAGTGTGATCGCCTCTCTCCGGCGGCGAGGAGTATTTCACTCCCCGGGAGAGAGGAGATACCTCGATATCCTTAAGACATACACCCTTAACGGGAGCGGCATCGTCGGGATTGACTACTGTATTTCAAGCCAGGCTGACGAGGCTCTTGAACTCTGGATGGGTATTGAGTTTAACATGACGCTCCTCTCCGGAAATCAGGCAGAGCGGTATATTTCAATCCCATCACAGAAGCAATCAGCCCGCAAAGCGGGGAGCAGGGGTACGGCAGAGGGAATCAGTTTTGTTGAACTGGTGGATACTCCTGACAGGTTTGCGGTTCGTATCTCGTGGAGCGAACCAGCCGGATTCTGGCATTTCCCGATAGAAACGGTTTCGCAATCCGAAAAGGGTTTTGATTTGACTTACCAAGGAACCGTCATTTTGCCGCATTTCCGATTTGTCCTTCCTCCCCGGGGGGACAAAAAGATCTCCCTCCAAATAAGCTGCCGCGAGCTCTAA
- a CDS encoding glycoside hydrolase family 57 protein has protein sequence MKQLALAFYWHMHQPYYYDPLTKVSAMPWVRMHATMGYFDLISLLEEFPAIRQTFNYVPSLLKQIEEYTSGEVRDLFFEHTVKPAAELSQEEKQFILWNYFMVNWDTRLMRYPRYKELLYKRGTKIMESALPDLVSRFTERDLRDLQVWFNLAWFGFRACALYPELRKMKERGSGFTEDDKARLIEIQDDIFKKIIPLHKDAVRRGQIELTTSPYYHPIMPLLYDTDFARRAMPDVPLPDRYRYPADVEAQLSAAVAYHERLFGQKPLGLWPPEGSVCPEIVPLVAKQGIRWMASDEEVLFRSLRSRDRFSVLYQPYRIEHGNASIAMVFRDRELSDRIGFSYAHNDGKSASADFLLRLAEISKMVRTDDALVSVILDGENPWQGYPDGGEGFLRKLYEELSRGSFASTVQIGSYLEEHPPSEVIRNLHSGSWIDSNYGVWIGDKEDNEAWNLLGRARRVVRHAEESAPRRKNLDAAREELYAAEGSDWFWWYGDRFSTDNDPVFDELFRTHLKNVHQLLGEEVPEALDTPIINLGRVRVAHEPKAFLKPTIDGRESSYYEWVDAGHYRAARSDTTMCKTEAFIKAICYGFDERTLFLRIDPLKREELRNDTDYHIHLHFTKPRECRISFSLNQKKIMNPEFKLCHREASGRYGRRVSYTTIAIDRIIELAIPFRDLGFKKREEVCFYLQVKSGTLELERHPHGGYISFTVPAEDFELERWTAL, from the coding sequence GTGAAACAGCTCGCTCTCGCATTCTACTGGCACATGCACCAGCCGTACTACTATGACCCGCTGACAAAGGTGAGCGCCATGCCATGGGTCCGCATGCACGCCACGATGGGCTACTTCGACCTCATCTCGCTCCTCGAGGAATTCCCGGCCATCAGGCAGACATTCAACTATGTCCCCTCCCTGCTGAAACAGATCGAGGAGTATACCAGCGGGGAGGTCAGGGATCTGTTTTTTGAGCATACCGTGAAGCCGGCGGCCGAGTTGTCCCAGGAGGAGAAGCAGTTTATCCTCTGGAATTATTTCATGGTGAACTGGGACACGCGCCTCATGCGCTATCCGCGCTACAAGGAATTGCTTTACAAACGGGGAACAAAGATTATGGAGAGCGCCTTGCCGGATCTGGTGAGTCGATTCACAGAAAGGGATCTGAGGGACCTGCAGGTGTGGTTCAATCTCGCATGGTTCGGATTCAGGGCGTGCGCGCTCTATCCGGAGTTGCGTAAAATGAAGGAGAGGGGATCCGGATTTACCGAGGATGACAAGGCCCGGCTCATTGAAATCCAGGATGATATTTTTAAAAAGATCATTCCCCTCCACAAGGATGCGGTGAGGCGCGGCCAGATAGAATTGACCACCAGCCCCTACTATCATCCGATTATGCCGCTCCTCTACGACACGGACTTTGCCCGGCGGGCCATGCCCGATGTACCGCTGCCGGATCGTTATCGCTACCCCGCCGACGTTGAGGCGCAGCTCTCAGCTGCCGTCGCGTACCACGAGCGGCTCTTCGGCCAAAAGCCCCTCGGCCTCTGGCCACCGGAAGGGTCTGTGTGCCCTGAGATCGTGCCGCTGGTTGCGAAGCAGGGGATCCGGTGGATGGCTTCCGATGAGGAGGTGCTCTTCAGGTCGCTGCGGAGCAGGGACAGGTTCAGTGTGCTCTACCAGCCCTACCGGATTGAGCACGGCAACGCCTCGATCGCGATGGTGTTCCGGGACAGGGAGCTCTCCGACAGGATTGGCTTCAGCTACGCACACAATGACGGGAAAAGCGCCTCCGCTGATTTCCTGCTGAGGCTGGCTGAAATATCAAAGATGGTGCGCACAGATGACGCGCTGGTGAGCGTCATACTGGACGGAGAGAATCCATGGCAGGGCTATCCCGACGGAGGAGAGGGATTTCTCCGGAAGCTCTACGAAGAGCTCAGCAGGGGTTCATTCGCCTCAACCGTGCAGATCGGCAGCTATCTTGAGGAGCATCCACCATCTGAGGTGATCCGCAATCTCCACAGCGGCTCATGGATCGACAGCAACTACGGGGTGTGGATAGGCGATAAGGAGGACAACGAGGCCTGGAATCTCCTGGGCAGGGCGAGGCGCGTAGTGCGCCATGCCGAGGAATCAGCGCCGCGCCGGAAGAATCTCGATGCGGCGCGCGAGGAGCTCTATGCCGCCGAGGGGAGCGACTGGTTCTGGTGGTATGGCGATCGGTTTTCAACCGACAACGACCCGGTATTCGATGAGCTGTTTCGGACGCACCTGAAGAACGTGCATCAACTGCTCGGTGAAGAGGTCCCCGAAGCCCTTGACACCCCGATCATCAACCTGGGGAGGGTGCGCGTCGCTCATGAACCGAAGGCATTTTTAAAGCCAACCATTGATGGGCGTGAGAGTTCATACTATGAATGGGTGGACGCGGGCCACTATCGTGCGGCGCGCTCGGATACCACGATGTGCAAGACGGAGGCGTTTATCAAGGCCATCTGCTACGGCTTTGACGAGCGTACATTGTTCTTGAGGATTGATCCGCTGAAGCGAGAGGAACTCCGCAATGATACCGATTACCACATTCACCTGCATTTCACCAAGCCGCGGGAATGCCGAATCTCTTTCTCGCTGAATCAGAAGAAAATCATGAATCCGGAGTTCAAGCTCTGCCACCGTGAAGCCTCTGGTCGCTACGGGCGCAGGGTAAGCTACACTACCATTGCGATAGACAGGATCATCGAGCTCGCGATACCATTCCGTGATTTAGGCTTCAAAAAGAGGGAGGAGGTATGCTTCTACCTTCAGGTAAAGTCCGGCACGTTGGAGCTCGAGCGGCATCCTCACGGTGGATATATCTCATTCACCGTCCCGGCTGAAGATTTTGAACTCGAGCGCTGGACGGCGCTCTGA
- the glgA gene encoding glycogen synthase, with translation MKVTMIAREYPPNVYGGAGVHLRELSRCLSKLMDVEVRYFGDVNSESPHLMVKGYMPWKDLDCKLHPKFNSIFKTLATNLEMLCEGIDSQIVHTHTWYGHFAGYLAKILYAVPFVATCHSLEPFRPWKVHQLGRGYEVSTWMEKTGIEGADKVIAVSKIMKEDILKYFNIRADRVEVVHNGIDLDTWKQKEMDPKLKKRYGIEDEYILFIGRPTAQKGMRFLIDAMDYIPCQLVMGAVGADTKEYEDLMMAKVQKNKKIVWIHEHLKEEEYIQLYTSARVFVCPSTYEPFGIINLEAMSCKTPVVASAVGGILEVVLHEKTGLLVEPANPRKIADAVNRLLKDHGMARTLGENGRRRVEELFSWDLIADQTKKLYEKLVWGADAMLKKQHI, from the coding sequence ATGAAGGTAACAATGATAGCGCGGGAGTATCCGCCCAATGTCTACGGGGGGGCAGGAGTCCACCTCCGCGAGCTTTCACGATGTCTCTCCAAGCTCATGGACGTTGAGGTGAGGTATTTCGGCGATGTGAATAGCGAATCGCCTCACCTAATGGTCAAGGGGTATATGCCCTGGAAAGATCTGGACTGCAAATTGCACCCCAAATTCAATTCGATATTCAAAACCCTCGCCACGAACCTGGAGATGCTCTGCGAAGGAATAGATTCTCAGATCGTCCACACCCATACGTGGTACGGCCACTTTGCCGGGTATCTCGCAAAGATCCTTTATGCGGTCCCATTTGTCGCCACGTGCCACAGCCTGGAGCCTTTCCGGCCCTGGAAGGTGCATCAGCTGGGAAGGGGTTACGAGGTCAGCACCTGGATGGAGAAAACCGGGATTGAAGGGGCTGACAAGGTTATTGCGGTATCCAAGATTATGAAAGAGGATATCCTGAAGTACTTCAATATCAGGGCTGATAGGGTAGAAGTCGTCCATAACGGTATCGACCTCGACACCTGGAAACAGAAGGAGATGGACCCCAAACTCAAGAAGAGATATGGCATAGAAGACGAATATATCCTTTTCATCGGCCGGCCAACTGCTCAGAAGGGGATGAGATTCCTGATCGATGCAATGGACTATATCCCGTGCCAGCTCGTCATGGGCGCCGTTGGCGCAGACACGAAGGAATATGAGGATCTCATGATGGCAAAAGTGCAAAAGAATAAAAAAATCGTCTGGATTCACGAGCATTTAAAAGAAGAAGAATACATTCAACTCTATACGAGCGCGAGGGTTTTTGTCTGCCCCTCGACCTACGAACCATTTGGCATCATCAATCTCGAAGCAATGTCATGCAAGACGCCGGTCGTGGCAAGCGCCGTAGGTGGCATTCTCGAAGTAGTATTACATGAGAAAACAGGACTCTTAGTGGAGCCGGCGAATCCCAGGAAGATTGCCGACGCGGTCAATAGGCTGCTCAAGGATCACGGGATGGCGAGAACGCTCGGCGAGAATGGCAGAAGAAGGGTTGAAGAGCTGTTTAGCTGGGACCTCATCGCTGACCAAACGAAGAAGCTCTACGAGAAGCTCGTCTGGGGTGCTGATGCGATGTTGAAAAAACAGCATATCTAG